The Acidimicrobiales bacterium DNA segment GGGGTCGACGGGGTGGTCGTGGGGCGGCATGGAGGGGAGGAGGCCGAGCGCCCACGCCAGCGCCGCCGCCCCCTCGATCTGCCACGAGCCGAACGCCAGCGCCTCCTCGTCGAGGCCACGGGCGGGGCGCTGGAGGATCGACACCTCGAAGTCCTCGGGCTCGACGGTGGCGCCCGAGCCGTGGACCCACGCCACGATCCCGTCCCGCGCCTCGTCGATGTCCCGGCCGTCGTACTCGGTGAGGCACCGGGCGGCCACGGCGAAGAGCACGACCAGCCGCGAGCCGATGCGGGCGATCGAGGGGTCGGCGGGACCGGCGCCCTCACCGGCCAGCTCACGCGAGCCCCACACCTCGCCGGCGGCCGACAGGACCCGGCCGTTGTGGAGGTCGAGCACGAACCCGTCGGTGCGGGTGGCGACGTCCAGGGCCACGGCGTACATGGGGTGGGTGACCGGTATGCGGCCCTCCACGTCGGCCAGGAAGGAGACGGCGATCCGCACCTCGGGGATCATCCCGAGCACCCGCTCGAGCCCGGGGCCGCGCATGGAGGCGGCGATCTCCTGCCTGACCTCATCGCGCTGGCGCGGGCCTTTGCCGCCGTCGAAGCAGGCGCCGTCGACCTCGACCACCAGCTCGGGCCG contains these protein-coding regions:
- a CDS encoding DUF4272 domain-containing protein — its product is MGGETTKDAALRVLGRRGDPEGIALVVAREVPGSEVERHRGTWRVCASSKKSLFRGTRRPELVVEVDGACFDGGKGPRQRDEVRQEIAASMRGPGLERVLGMIPEVRIAVSFLADVEGRIPVTHPMYAVALDVATRTDGFVLDLHNGRVLSAAGEVWGSRELAGEGAGPADPSIARIGSRLVVLFAVAARCLTEYDGRDIDEARDGIVAWVHGSGATVEPEDFEVSILQRPARGLDEEALAFGSWQIEGAAALAWALGLLPSMPPHDHPVDPAVVSGALGFPDVAATAAALRASTRRHPAVVDAEAARQYAIYWRLREFVAKGEALDLESFARSGQQGPLRFDRVPLLGGDLAVGEKAIADADPDVVEVSLGIVGERLRALNWLGRGGLYSAVELTP